A portion of the Corynebacterium heidelbergense genome contains these proteins:
- a CDS encoding thiamine pyrophosphate-dependent enzyme, with translation MSKNVGELIVEALANNGVKSIWGVVGDALNPIVDAIRREDRVQWYGVRHEEAGAFAASAQAQLTGELAVCMGTVGPGAIHLLNGLYDAKKSHAPVLAIVGQVPSASIGTEFFQEVNNDVVFSDVAEFTATVNTPDQMPHLFEQAVNTAIARRGVAVLSVPADISGEKLPDEVRPPRFAPAPGDSIPGPSSIDAATTALSGESKVTLLVGCGAREARAEVMELSERLGAPQVLTLKGKTGMEDTNPWQVGQSGLIGNPAAVKAMNECDVLFLIGTDFPYREWIPEGKTVIQLDANAEHIGRRTQVNVALVGHSKPTLRALLDSLPKKDKLKKNTKWAEELKEKYEKWLEGQGQLAQPDFNRSLLGKLRSLGDNPDHKIRPEAVARALDKVCAQDTIFTSDTGMSTVWPARLLPMTGQRHLIGSYNLGSMANAMPMALGAQALDPKRQVVAFAGDGGLMMLVGDLRTAVTYDLPITVVVFNNSKLGMVKLEQEQVGLPEYGTDLDNPNFAELGTAMGYESVRVEDARELEDALRRAVNSPKPALVEVITNPNEVSVPGEIEPSQVFGFAKAKTMELLPEALTK, from the coding sequence ATGAGTAAAAACGTAGGCGAATTGATCGTCGAGGCCCTGGCCAACAATGGCGTGAAAAGCATCTGGGGCGTGGTCGGCGATGCCCTCAACCCCATCGTGGACGCCATCCGCCGCGAAGACCGCGTGCAGTGGTACGGCGTGCGGCACGAAGAGGCCGGGGCCTTCGCCGCCTCCGCCCAGGCCCAACTTACCGGGGAGCTCGCCGTGTGCATGGGCACCGTCGGCCCCGGCGCGATTCACCTGCTTAACGGGTTGTACGACGCGAAGAAGTCCCACGCCCCGGTGCTCGCCATCGTCGGTCAGGTGCCCTCCGCCTCCATCGGCACGGAGTTCTTCCAGGAGGTCAACAACGACGTGGTCTTTAGCGACGTCGCCGAATTCACCGCGACCGTGAACACGCCGGACCAGATGCCACACCTCTTCGAGCAGGCCGTCAACACCGCCATCGCCCGCCGAGGTGTGGCAGTGCTGTCCGTGCCCGCCGACATCAGCGGCGAAAAGCTGCCGGATGAGGTGCGTCCCCCGCGCTTTGCCCCCGCCCCCGGCGATTCCATTCCCGGCCCCTCTTCTATCGACGCCGCCACCACAGCGCTCAGCGGCGAAAGCAAAGTGACACTGCTCGTCGGCTGCGGGGCCCGGGAAGCCCGCGCGGAGGTCATGGAACTCTCCGAGCGACTTGGGGCACCCCAGGTCCTCACCCTCAAGGGCAAGACGGGGATGGAGGACACTAACCCCTGGCAGGTGGGGCAAAGCGGGCTGATTGGTAACCCCGCCGCCGTGAAGGCCATGAACGAGTGCGACGTGCTCTTCCTCATCGGCACGGACTTCCCCTACCGGGAGTGGATCCCCGAGGGCAAGACGGTCATTCAGTTGGATGCCAACGCAGAACACATCGGCCGACGCACCCAGGTCAACGTGGCGCTGGTGGGCCACAGTAAGCCGACACTGCGGGCACTGCTGGACAGCCTGCCCAAAAAGGACAAGCTGAAGAAGAACACCAAGTGGGCCGAAGAGCTCAAGGAGAAGTACGAGAAATGGCTCGAGGGCCAGGGCCAGCTAGCCCAGCCGGACTTCAACCGGTCCCTACTGGGCAAGCTGCGCTCCCTCGGGGACAACCCGGACCACAAGATCCGCCCGGAGGCCGTGGCCCGCGCCCTGGACAAGGTGTGCGCGCAGGACACGATCTTCACCAGCGACACCGGTATGTCCACCGTGTGGCCGGCCCGCCTGCTGCCGATGACCGGGCAGCGCCACCTCATTGGTTCCTACAACCTGGGCTCCATGGCCAACGCCATGCCCATGGCCCTGGGCGCCCAGGCGCTGGACCCGAAGCGCCAGGTCGTGGCCTTCGCCGGCGATGGTGGCCTGATGATGCTCGTTGGGGACCTGCGTACCGCCGTGACCTATGACCTTCCCATCACGGTGGTGGTGTTCAACAACTCCAAGCTCGGCATGGTCAAGCTGGAGCAGGAGCAGGTCGGCCTACCGGAGTACGGTACGGACCTGGATAACCCCAACTTCGCCGAGCTGGGCACCGCGATGGGCTACGAGTCCGTCCGCGTGGAGGACGCCCGGGAGCTAGAGGATGCCCTGCGCCGCGCGGTGAACTCCCCCAAGCCCGCCCTGGTGGAGGTCATTACGAACCCGAACGAGGTCTCCGTGCCCGGGGAGATCGAACCCTCCCAGGTCTTCGGCTTCGCCAAGGCCAAGACGATGGAGCTGCTCCCGGAAGCGCTGACCAAGTAA
- the pabB gene encoding aminodeoxychorismate synthase component I produces MTPHPPTAFPAPATDTLQPVPPCGADRLRLEWRRLPAEPPAEAIFGALFANSPTAFWLDTSIRPPAQAARYSVLGDTSGPLAQVIEHDVWQPSATAAETIRQFLAQPVDIPEDLPCEFSLGVICALGYELKHEATGVPRGPNHRSRKSPHPDALVILADRAVVVDHARGETILLALCPAAESDSRRREQHKWFAHTEQALQIIAGAPHPTDSPALSPTPTPTTPYRFDKPKAHYMAAVRKCQAFIAAGESYEICLTNTATGPALPDPWQTYRRLRAISPVPYGAYIRHAQGTHAHGPLAILSASPERFLQVSATGEVEAKPIKGTRPRGVEVASDRKIRRELHNSPKDRAENLMIVDLLRNDLSRVCEIGSVHVPVLFGIESFSHVHQMVSTIRGRLREGRSAVDCLSACFPGGSMTGAPKVRTMEIIEELEDRARGFYSGAIGWFGFDGAADLSITIRTIVSDATSTSFGVGGAVVADSNPGEEWEETLVKARPLLEALQATVD; encoded by the coding sequence GTGACCCCCCACCCGCCCACCGCTTTTCCCGCCCCAGCCACAGACACGCTGCAGCCAGTTCCCCCCTGCGGCGCAGACCGCCTCCGCCTAGAATGGCGCCGCCTTCCCGCCGAACCCCCCGCCGAGGCAATCTTCGGTGCCCTCTTCGCCAACTCCCCCACGGCCTTCTGGCTGGATACCTCCATCCGCCCACCAGCCCAGGCTGCCCGGTATTCCGTTCTTGGGGATACCTCCGGCCCGCTGGCCCAAGTGATCGAGCACGACGTCTGGCAACCCTCAGCTACCGCCGCAGAGACGATCCGTCAGTTCCTCGCCCAGCCCGTAGATATCCCCGAAGACCTCCCCTGCGAATTCAGCCTGGGAGTGATCTGCGCCCTCGGATACGAGTTAAAGCACGAGGCGACCGGCGTCCCCCGCGGCCCGAATCACCGCAGTAGAAAAAGCCCCCACCCCGATGCGCTCGTCATCCTCGCCGATCGCGCTGTCGTTGTTGACCACGCACGCGGCGAGACCATCCTGCTGGCCCTCTGCCCCGCAGCAGAGTCGGACTCTCGCCGCCGCGAGCAGCACAAATGGTTCGCCCACACGGAACAGGCGCTGCAGATTATCGCAGGTGCGCCTCACCCCACCGACTCACCCGCCCTTTCTCCTACCCCTACCCCCACCACCCCCTACCGCTTCGACAAGCCCAAGGCCCACTACATGGCCGCCGTTCGGAAATGCCAGGCCTTCATCGCCGCCGGCGAGAGCTACGAGATCTGCCTGACCAACACCGCCACCGGCCCCGCCCTTCCGGATCCCTGGCAGACGTACCGTCGCCTGCGCGCGATAAGCCCCGTCCCCTACGGCGCCTACATCCGACACGCCCAGGGGACCCACGCCCACGGTCCGCTCGCCATCCTCAGCGCCTCCCCGGAGCGATTCCTACAGGTCAGCGCCACAGGCGAGGTGGAGGCCAAACCGATCAAAGGCACCCGCCCGCGCGGGGTGGAGGTGGCGTCCGATAGAAAAATCCGCCGCGAGCTGCACAACAGCCCGAAGGACAGGGCGGAAAACCTCATGATCGTGGACCTGCTGCGCAATGATCTGAGTCGGGTGTGCGAAATCGGCAGCGTGCACGTGCCTGTGCTGTTTGGGATAGAGAGCTTCAGCCACGTCCATCAAATGGTGAGCACAATCCGGGGGCGGCTGCGGGAGGGCCGCTCTGCCGTGGATTGCCTCTCGGCCTGCTTCCCGGGCGGCTCGATGACGGGGGCGCCGAAAGTGCGCACGATGGAGATCATCGAGGAGCTCGAGGACCGCGCCCGCGGGTTCTATAGCGGAGCAATTGGGTGGTTTGGGTTCGATGGCGCCGCGGATCTTTCCATCACCATCCGGACCATTGTTTCGGACGCCACCAGCACCTCGTTCGGCGTCGGTGGCGCCGTCGTGGCGGACTCGAATCCGGGCGAGGAATGGGAGGAAACGCTGGTCAAAGCCCGCCCCCTACTCGAGGCCCTCCAGGCAACAGTCGATTGA
- a CDS encoding YccF domain-containing protein, which produces MKPLLLLLNIAWLLTAGLWLFLAYVVFGAVACIFIVTIPFGLASFRIANFVLWPFGREVVRVEDPTGLSAVGNVIWFLVAGLWLAIGHVVTAFGQAVTVIGLPLAWANIKLIPVTCFPFGKRIVDNADVRALMVRS; this is translated from the coding sequence ATGAAGCCTCTACTGCTCTTGCTGAACATCGCCTGGCTCCTCACCGCCGGACTTTGGCTCTTCCTGGCTTATGTCGTCTTTGGCGCCGTGGCCTGCATCTTTATCGTGACCATCCCCTTCGGTTTGGCCAGCTTCCGCATCGCCAACTTCGTGCTCTGGCCTTTCGGCCGGGAGGTCGTCCGCGTGGAGGACCCGACTGGCCTGAGCGCCGTGGGCAACGTGATCTGGTTCCTCGTCGCCGGTCTGTGGCTGGCCATCGGGCATGTCGTGACCGCGTTCGGGCAGGCCGTGACGGTGATTGGCCTGCCGCTGGCGTGGGCGAATATCAAGCTCATTCCCGTGACCTGCTTCCCCTTCGGCAAGCGGATTGTTGACAACGCGGATGTCCGGGCACTGATGGTGCGGAGTTGA
- a CDS encoding aminodeoxychorismate/anthranilate synthase component II, which yields MRILVVDNFDSFVYNLVQYVGQLGLAGENCVVWRNNAPELGENPEEVERAVGEFDAVLLSPGPGEPAHAGCTMEIVRACAARRIPLFGVCLGHQAIGHHFGGSVVRAQELFHGKTSPVAHDGSGVMRGIPSPCVVTRYHSLTVDPATLPEELVVTGRVESGMIMSMRHRDLPIHSVQFHPESVMTQYGHRMLANWLAEAGYAVPEAVLAEVERAQLELTGSLQATVDSS from the coding sequence ATGCGCATCCTCGTGGTCGATAACTTCGACAGCTTTGTATATAACCTGGTCCAGTATGTCGGTCAGTTGGGTTTGGCGGGGGAGAACTGCGTGGTCTGGCGCAACAATGCGCCAGAGCTGGGGGAGAACCCGGAAGAAGTTGAGCGGGCGGTGGGGGAGTTCGACGCGGTACTGCTGTCCCCGGGGCCCGGGGAGCCCGCGCACGCCGGGTGCACGATGGAGATCGTGCGAGCATGCGCGGCCCGGCGGATCCCGCTGTTTGGCGTGTGCCTTGGGCACCAGGCGATCGGCCACCATTTTGGGGGCAGCGTGGTTCGCGCCCAGGAACTGTTCCACGGCAAGACATCGCCGGTGGCACACGATGGCTCCGGGGTCATGCGGGGCATTCCCAGCCCCTGTGTCGTCACCCGCTACCACTCCCTGACGGTGGATCCGGCAACGTTGCCGGAGGAGTTGGTGGTCACCGGCCGGGTCGAGTCCGGGATGATCATGTCCATGCGGCACCGGGATTTGCCGATACACAGCGTGCAGTTCCACCCGGAGTCGGTGATGACGCAGTACGGCCACCGGATGCTGGCCAATTGGCTGGCGGAGGCGGGGTACGCCGTTCCGGAGGCCGTGCTGGCCGAGGTGGAGCGGGCCCAGCTCGAGCTGACCGGTAGCCTGCAGGCCACGGTGGATTCCAGCTAG
- the crgA gene encoding cell division protein CrgA, with protein sequence MPKAKVNTGATAASSKPSSTPTNRTPVKLNATGTPRWYIALMIAFWIVGLAWLVVNYIAGPSIPFMVALGPWNYLIGFGLFIIGLLMTMGWK encoded by the coding sequence GTGCCAAAGGCAAAGGTCAACACCGGGGCCACCGCTGCTAGCAGCAAGCCCAGCTCCACCCCAACAAACCGTACCCCGGTGAAACTCAATGCCACCGGCACCCCCCGGTGGTACATCGCCCTCATGATCGCCTTCTGGATCGTGGGCCTGGCCTGGCTGGTCGTGAACTACATCGCGGGCCCCTCGATCCCCTTCATGGTTGCCCTCGGTCCCTGGAACTACCTCATCGGGTTTGGCCTGTTCATCATTGGCCTGCTCATGACAATGGGATGGAAGTAG
- the pknB gene encoding Stk1 family PASTA domain-containing Ser/Thr kinase, which yields MDRDGTTLGGRYRLGAKIGTGGMSDVYAATDELLGRDVAVKMMRPDLARDTSFLERFRREAQNAAKLNHPAIVAVYDTGQTDPAEGSVPYIVMERVRGETLRDIVQDYGKMNLADAASVISRVADALHFSHEAGIIHRDIKPANIMITNTGAVKVMDFGIARALSDSSAAMTQTAAVIGTAQYLSPEQARGKSADSRSDIYATGCVFYELVTGRPPFEGESPFSVAFQHVQDEPPRPSQIPGMHLADREALSLDSIIMHAMAKNPADRYDDAAQLSTDLRRLADAQLPLVAQAYTEPRTEVFESSPRRGAGDGAPGPYAPAAAAIPNPAGQRAPHGRGHYAEPSDEGERKPQGGYVATPPEQGEAQNNRPAQRGDHRAAPRPRRSRLASILWSLVALLLLGGVAFGAYEVFGNGQDATPNQQVSIPNVENLPRAEAEKRMRNAGLEFDVTERAHESIPRGNSIGTEPAVGSSVPSNTRVTLLISSGKEITEVPDLSGMTTEQAANALQAAGLGLNQRVQEEPNSTIPAGQVITQAPAQGSQVSRGTQVMITVSTGPENIRVPVVTGQTLDNARSNLEAAGFSVNVVQVDSAEPEGRVLQAAQQGTQQPRGTEIRLEVSRGNMFTMPNLVGKNYNDVYGELQRAGWRGSPGQLTRTNANTPDLGQLDRVVAQTPRAGESIRRDASIEVKANVFSLLP from the coding sequence GTGGACCGTGACGGTACCACCCTGGGCGGACGCTACCGCCTGGGGGCCAAGATCGGCACCGGTGGCATGTCTGATGTCTACGCAGCGACAGACGAGCTCCTCGGCCGCGATGTGGCAGTGAAGATGATGCGCCCCGATCTGGCGCGGGACACCTCCTTCCTCGAACGGTTCCGGCGCGAGGCGCAGAACGCCGCGAAACTCAACCACCCCGCGATAGTCGCCGTGTACGACACGGGACAGACCGACCCTGCCGAAGGCAGCGTGCCCTACATCGTCATGGAACGCGTCCGCGGGGAGACCCTGCGGGACATCGTCCAGGACTACGGGAAGATGAACCTCGCCGATGCGGCCTCGGTGATCTCCCGGGTGGCAGACGCCCTGCACTTCTCGCACGAAGCGGGGATCATTCACCGCGATATCAAACCCGCGAACATCATGATCACCAATACCGGCGCGGTGAAGGTGATGGACTTCGGCATTGCGCGGGCGCTGTCGGATTCGTCTGCGGCCATGACCCAGACGGCAGCGGTGATCGGGACTGCCCAATACCTCTCCCCCGAGCAGGCACGCGGCAAGTCCGCGGATTCCCGCTCGGATATCTACGCCACCGGCTGCGTGTTTTACGAGCTGGTAACAGGTCGGCCGCCATTCGAAGGGGAATCCCCGTTTTCCGTGGCCTTCCAACATGTTCAAGACGAGCCGCCGCGCCCCTCGCAGATACCCGGCATGCACCTAGCGGATCGAGAGGCGCTCTCCCTCGACTCCATCATCATGCACGCGATGGCCAAGAACCCGGCCGATCGCTACGACGACGCGGCGCAACTATCCACGGACCTCCGCCGTCTAGCGGACGCTCAGCTCCCCCTCGTGGCGCAGGCGTATACCGAACCGCGCACCGAAGTGTTCGAGTCCAGTCCTCGCCGAGGAGCTGGGGATGGTGCACCCGGGCCCTACGCCCCGGCAGCCGCGGCTATCCCCAACCCGGCCGGGCAGCGGGCCCCGCACGGGCGGGGCCACTACGCCGAGCCATCCGATGAGGGCGAGCGTAAACCCCAAGGCGGGTACGTGGCCACGCCGCCAGAGCAGGGTGAGGCGCAGAACAATCGCCCCGCCCAGCGCGGCGACCACCGCGCTGCCCCCCGGCCCCGGCGTAGCAGGTTGGCTAGCATTTTGTGGTCCCTCGTTGCCCTTCTTCTGCTAGGCGGGGTGGCTTTTGGCGCCTATGAAGTGTTCGGCAACGGCCAAGACGCAACCCCCAACCAGCAGGTCAGTATTCCCAACGTAGAGAACCTGCCCCGTGCTGAAGCCGAGAAGCGGATGCGCAACGCAGGCTTGGAGTTCGACGTTACAGAGCGCGCTCACGAGTCCATCCCCCGGGGCAACTCCATCGGCACGGAACCGGCCGTTGGTTCCTCCGTCCCCTCTAATACTCGGGTGACGCTCCTAATCTCCTCCGGCAAGGAGATCACGGAAGTACCCGATCTCAGCGGCATGACCACGGAGCAGGCTGCCAATGCCCTTCAAGCTGCTGGTCTGGGGCTTAACCAGCGCGTACAGGAGGAACCCAACTCCACCATTCCCGCCGGGCAGGTCATCACCCAGGCCCCGGCACAAGGGTCGCAGGTCTCCCGCGGCACACAGGTCATGATCACCGTGTCCACCGGCCCGGAGAATATTCGGGTGCCCGTGGTCACGGGGCAGACCCTAGATAACGCTCGGTCCAACCTGGAAGCCGCGGGCTTTAGTGTCAACGTCGTACAAGTGGATTCTGCCGAACCAGAGGGGCGCGTCCTCCAAGCCGCGCAGCAGGGCACCCAGCAGCCGAGGGGCACGGAGATTCGCCTCGAGGTCTCCCGCGGGAACATGTTCACCATGCCCAACCTTGTGGGCAAGAACTACAACGACGTGTACGGGGAACTGCAGCGCGCGGGATGGCGCGGATCCCCGGGCCAATTGACCCGCACGAATGCAAACACCCCTGACCTAGGCCAGCTGGACCGCGTTGTGGCGCAGACCCCGCGGGCCGGGGAGTCCATCCGCCGGGATGCCTCCATCGAGGTCAAAGCAAACGTCTTCTCGCTTCTGCCCTAG
- a CDS encoding FMN-binding glutamate synthase family protein, which yields MRLVTTAAAAAAAAAAGLAARDLTQKRHAILRNYPVAGHLRFLAETIRPEVQQYFIERDDDGRPFDRSTRSMIYRRAKKDSSEAAFGTERDIEGFGYESLVHSAHPLNELSLPFRAHIGGPDCTQPYDISRFNISAMSFGALSANAVRAMNKGAAMGGFAQDTGEGGLTKYHLEYEADLIWELGSGYFSSRTKDGRLDRGLFKEKAQLDNVKMVAIKLSQGAKPGIGGVLPAAKITAEIADIRGVPRGEDCVSPAAHKEFSTPIEFIEFLAELRELSGGKPVGFKLCVGARTDILSICKAILEVGTAPDFITVDGAEGGTGAAPVEFEDHVGMRLTDGLMTVHNALVGSGLRDDIAIGAAGKIAGGNDIVRRMIQGADMTFAARPMMMAAGCIQAQKCNTGKCPVGVATQSGWRQRAIDVDEKAERVRNYHAGTVKEAERLMASMGVEHPSDLSPHLLRKVISATETKTYAELYPWLREGELLDNPTGTWGDYWNHASAQTFRPGTPDARPRR from the coding sequence ATGAGACTTGTCACAACCGCCGCCGCTGCTGCCGCTGCGGCAGCCGCGGGCCTCGCCGCCCGGGATCTCACCCAAAAACGCCACGCCATCCTGCGCAACTACCCCGTCGCCGGCCACCTGCGCTTTCTTGCTGAAACGATCCGACCCGAGGTTCAGCAGTACTTCATCGAGCGCGACGACGACGGTCGGCCCTTCGACCGCAGCACCCGCTCCATGATTTACCGGCGGGCGAAGAAGGACAGTTCGGAGGCTGCGTTCGGTACGGAACGGGATATCGAAGGCTTCGGGTATGAATCCCTGGTCCACTCGGCCCACCCCCTCAATGAACTCTCCCTGCCCTTCCGTGCCCACATCGGCGGCCCGGACTGCACCCAGCCCTACGACATCTCTCGCTTCAATATCAGCGCCATGAGCTTCGGCGCCCTTTCGGCCAACGCCGTGCGGGCCATGAACAAGGGAGCGGCCATGGGGGGCTTTGCGCAGGACACGGGCGAGGGCGGCCTGACCAAATACCACCTCGAATACGAGGCGGACCTCATCTGGGAGCTCGGTTCCGGTTACTTCTCCTCCCGCACCAAGGACGGCCGCTTAGACCGGGGGTTGTTTAAAGAAAAGGCCCAGCTGGACAACGTGAAGATGGTGGCCATCAAGCTGTCCCAAGGGGCCAAGCCGGGTATCGGCGGCGTACTGCCCGCAGCGAAGATCACCGCCGAGATCGCGGACATCCGCGGGGTCCCCCGCGGCGAGGACTGCGTATCCCCCGCTGCTCATAAGGAGTTCTCTACCCCCATCGAGTTCATTGAGTTCCTCGCGGAGCTCCGGGAGCTATCCGGCGGGAAACCGGTGGGCTTCAAGTTGTGTGTCGGTGCTAGGACGGACATCCTGTCCATCTGCAAAGCCATCCTGGAAGTGGGCACCGCGCCGGATTTCATCACCGTGGACGGCGCTGAGGGCGGCACGGGCGCGGCCCCCGTGGAGTTCGAGGATCACGTGGGCATGCGGCTGACCGATGGCCTCATGACCGTTCACAACGCCCTGGTGGGCTCGGGCTTGCGCGATGACATCGCCATCGGTGCGGCCGGCAAGATCGCCGGGGGCAACGACATCGTGCGCCGCATGATTCAGGGCGCCGACATGACCTTCGCAGCGCGTCCCATGATGATGGCCGCCGGGTGTATCCAGGCCCAGAAATGCAACACGGGGAAGTGCCCGGTGGGCGTGGCGACGCAGAGCGGGTGGCGGCAGCGGGCCATCGATGTCGACGAAAAAGCAGAGCGGGTCCGCAACTACCACGCGGGCACCGTGAAGGAGGCCGAGCGCCTCATGGCCTCCATGGGCGTGGAGCACCCTTCCGACTTGTCCCCCCACCTGCTGCGCAAGGTCATCAGCGCAACGGAGACGAAGACCTACGCGGAGCTCTACCCCTGGCTCAGGGAGGGAGAACTATTGGACAACCCCACCGGTACCTGGGGTGACTACTGGAATCACGCCAGCGCGCAAACCTTCCGGCCTGGCACCCCGGATGCACGGCCCCGCCGCTAG
- a CDS encoding rhomboid family intramembrane serine protease produces MSAYQPFPRRLKWSDAPLTGGVIAVSCGVYLLMAVQAAQREGLSAAITDPLQDPQNLGWKLMLMGGYIKAYDEGWRVLTAAVVHLNLTHLVLNCIFLALFGRPLERNLGSAVMAGLALTSAAGGAGASLLMHPEAPMGGASTIAYGMMALLLGLQWTHRDQLGATLVLVVLNFGFTLTTPGISLWGHVGGFVAGLAVFAVVRSAGNRRHQAARRCLALGVVSVLAAGAYGVFGLGATSIPLS; encoded by the coding sequence ATGTCTGCTTACCAGCCCTTCCCACGCCGCCTCAAGTGGAGCGATGCCCCGCTGACGGGTGGCGTGATTGCTGTGAGCTGCGGCGTCTACCTCCTCATGGCCGTTCAGGCCGCGCAGCGCGAGGGCCTGTCCGCCGCCATCACAGACCCCCTGCAAGACCCGCAGAACCTGGGCTGGAAGCTCATGCTCATGGGCGGGTACATCAAGGCCTACGACGAGGGGTGGCGGGTACTCACGGCCGCCGTTGTGCACCTCAACCTCACCCACCTGGTGCTCAACTGCATTTTCCTGGCGCTCTTCGGCCGTCCGCTGGAGCGAAACCTCGGCAGCGCCGTGATGGCCGGGCTGGCGCTGACGTCTGCCGCTGGGGGTGCGGGGGCCAGCTTGCTCATGCACCCGGAGGCGCCGATGGGCGGGGCATCAACGATCGCCTACGGCATGATGGCTCTGCTGCTGGGGTTGCAGTGGACCCACCGGGACCAGTTGGGGGCAACGCTCGTTCTGGTCGTCCTCAATTTCGGTTTCACGCTGACCACGCCCGGTATTTCCCTGTGGGGCCACGTGGGCGGATTTGTTGCTGGTCTGGCGGTGTTTGCCGTGGTTCGATCCGCTGGGAATCGACGACACCAAGCCGCGCGCCGCTGTTTAGCTCTCGGGGTGGTGAGCGTGCTCGCGGCCGGGGCCTATGGGGTGTTCGGCTTGGGGGCTACTTCCATCCCATTGTCATGA
- a CDS encoding peptidylprolyl isomerase: MSNKTATAILHTNHGDIAIDLFGNHAPATVDNFVGLAKGTKEYSQANASGTNEGPFYDGAIFHRIIDGFMIQGGDPTGTGRGGPGYQFADEFHPELQFDRPFLLAMANAGPGTNGSQFFITTTATPHLNNRHTIFGEVTDPESQKVVAKISRVRTGRMDRPVEDVVINSIEIQE; encoded by the coding sequence GTGAGTAACAAAACGGCAACCGCAATTCTGCACACCAACCACGGCGATATCGCCATCGACCTGTTCGGCAACCACGCCCCGGCAACGGTGGACAACTTCGTCGGCCTGGCCAAGGGCACCAAAGAGTACAGCCAGGCGAACGCGTCCGGCACCAATGAAGGACCCTTCTACGACGGTGCCATCTTTCACCGCATCATCGACGGCTTCATGATCCAGGGCGGGGACCCGACGGGTACCGGCCGAGGGGGCCCGGGCTACCAATTCGCCGACGAGTTCCACCCGGAGCTTCAGTTTGACCGCCCCTTCCTGCTGGCTATGGCCAACGCCGGCCCGGGCACGAATGGTTCCCAGTTCTTCATCACCACCACCGCAACCCCGCACCTGAACAACCGCCACACCATCTTCGGGGAGGTCACGGACCCGGAGTCTCAGAAGGTGGTCGCGAAGATCTCCCGCGTGCGCACCGGGCGGATGGACCGGCCGGTGGAGGACGTGGTGATCAACTCCATCGAGATCCAGGAGTAG